A stretch of Vespula vulgaris chromosome 15, iyVesVulg1.1, whole genome shotgun sequence DNA encodes these proteins:
- the LOC127069474 gene encoding 2,3-dehydroadipyl-CoA hydratase-like, giving the protein MYSLRRLSFSLNKSIRNYVKRFLTSESTAEEAVENTEKEKTIIVDKSDKITLIAINRPEKKNALDNATTQLLCDALDEFEKDENAVVGVLYGMGGNFCSGFDLHEIANYNPEKEDDLPQFGTLANRNELISKPLIACLNGYVLGAGLELALMCDLRIIEETAVVGFMNRRFGIPILCGGTVRLSAIIGYARAMDLILTGKGITGEKAYNIGLATECTTQGAGLGQAINYAKSLVKFPQKTLLADRASTYFSTFSTKQIEEALQFEKDNALHLLTEEGIKGAKKFVEEGIGRHGKFYNLTKKEENFKELDSSLV; this is encoded by the exons ATGTATTCTTTAAGAAGATTATCcttttcgttaaataaatctataagaaattatgtaaaaagatTTCTAACCTCTGAATCTACGGCCGAAGAAGCAGTGGAAAATACAGAGAAAG agaaaacTATTATCGTTGATAAAAGCGACAAAATTACTTTAATCGCTATAAATAGACCAGAGAAGAAGAATGCTTTGGATAATGCAACAACCCAATTACTTTGTGACGCATTGGATGAATttgaaaaggatgaaaatgCTGTTGTGGGTGTACTATACGGTATGGGAGGAAATTTCTGTTCAGGTTTTGACCTTCATGAAATTGCAAATTATAATccagagaaagaagacgatCTACCACAATTCGGAACACTG GCCAATAGAAACGAATTGATCAGTAAACCATTGATAGCTTGTCTAAATGGATATGTCTTGGGTGCTGGATTGGAGTTAGCATTGATGTGCGATCTACGAATCATTGAAGAAACTGCAGTTGTAGGATTTATGAATAGGCGTTTTGGAATACCTATTCTATGCGGGGGTACAGTTCGTTTATCAGCTATAATCGGATATGCTAGAGCCATGGATCTGATTTTAACAGGAAAAGGTATCACTGGAGAAAAAGCTTACAATATCGGACTTGCCACTGAATGTACTACGCAAGGCGCCGGTCTGGGTCAAGCGATCAATTATGCAAAATCTTTGGTAAAGTTTCCTCAAAAGACTTTACTGGCAGATCGTGCCTCTACATACTTCTCTACTTTTTCAACTAAACAAATAGAGGAGGCATTGCAATTTGAAAAGGACAATGCTCTTCATCTTTTAACAGAAGAAGGTATAAAAGGGgcaaaaaaatttgtcgaagAAGGTATAGGTAGGCATGGAAAATTTTATAACcttacaaagaaagaagaaaatttcaaagaattagATAGTAGTCTTGTGTAA